One Streptomyces sp. RPA4-2 genomic window carries:
- a CDS encoding TVP38/TMEM64 family protein, with the protein MLDATTRSGGTATAVPAAPATELSLAAELAVSTPTGLTARCTRVMLSPWSRLSLLLVLLAASAASVLLFEPQRLLSDGWPPQLSGAAAAMVFGLAYGLCTVAFVPRPLLNLAAGALFGSQLGLTTALAGTVLGAGIAFGLGRILGQDALRPLLRARWLKAADGQLSRHGFRTMMMARLFPGVPFWAANYCAAVSRMGWLPFLLATALGSIPNTAAYAVAGARASAPTSPAFLIAMGFIALPALAGAVVAWRKRHHLRGR; encoded by the coding sequence ATGCTCGATGCCACCACCCGCTCTGGGGGCACCGCCACGGCCGTCCCCGCGGCCCCCGCCACGGAGCTCTCCCTCGCCGCGGAGCTCGCCGTCTCCACTCCCACGGGCCTCACCGCCCGGTGCACGAGAGTGATGCTCTCGCCCTGGTCCCGGCTCTCCCTGTTGCTGGTGCTGCTCGCGGCGTCCGCGGCGAGCGTCCTGCTCTTCGAACCGCAGCGACTGCTCTCGGACGGCTGGCCACCACAGCTCAGCGGTGCCGCGGCCGCCATGGTCTTCGGGCTGGCGTACGGGCTGTGCACGGTCGCGTTCGTGCCCCGGCCGCTCCTCAACCTCGCCGCCGGCGCCCTGTTCGGCTCCCAGCTCGGTCTCACCACGGCGCTCGCGGGTACGGTGCTCGGCGCCGGGATCGCCTTCGGGCTCGGCCGGATCCTCGGACAGGACGCGCTGCGCCCGCTGCTGCGCGCCCGCTGGCTGAAGGCGGCCGACGGGCAGCTCAGCCGGCACGGCTTCCGCACGATGATGATGGCCCGCCTGTTCCCCGGAGTGCCCTTCTGGGCGGCGAACTACTGCGCTGCCGTGTCCCGTATGGGCTGGCTGCCGTTCCTCCTCGCCACGGCCCTGGGCTCGATCCCGAACACCGCCGCGTACGCCGTCGCCGGCGCCCGGGCCTCGGCACCGACCTCGCCCGCCTTCCTGATCGCGATGGGCTTCATCGCGCTGCCCGCGCTGGCCGGCGCCGTCGTGGCCTGGCGCAAGCGTCACCACCTGCGCGGACGCTGA
- a CDS encoding thiolase family protein: MRDAVIVEAVRTPVGKGKPNGSLAHVHPVELLAHTLRTLVERSGIDPALIDDVIGGTVTQVGEQAANLTRYAVLSAGFPETVPATTVDRQCGSSQQAVHFAAQGVLSGAYDIAVACGVESMSRVPMGSNVRGTEGPFGPGIAERYPEGLVPQGISAELINAKWGLSREQLDTYAVGSHQKAAAAWANGLFDAEVAPLLGVTRDESVRPASTTETLAGLKPAYYHPAVAERFPQIDWSVTAGNASPINDGASAVLIMSSETAARLGLRPLARLHSFAVTGSDPLLMLTGVIPATEKVLRRAGLSLGDIDLFEVNEAFASVVLAWQQETGADLSRVNVHGGAIALGHPLGASGTRLTTTLVHALRARGARYGLQTMCEAGGLANAMVLEAM; the protein is encoded by the coding sequence ATGCGTGATGCCGTGATCGTCGAAGCCGTCCGCACGCCCGTCGGCAAGGGCAAGCCGAACGGCTCTCTCGCCCATGTCCACCCGGTGGAACTCCTCGCCCACACGCTTCGGACCCTCGTCGAACGTTCCGGGATCGACCCGGCGCTGATCGACGACGTCATCGGCGGCACCGTCACCCAGGTCGGGGAGCAGGCCGCGAACCTCACGCGGTACGCGGTGCTCTCGGCCGGCTTCCCGGAGACGGTGCCCGCGACCACCGTGGACCGGCAGTGCGGCTCCTCCCAGCAGGCCGTGCACTTCGCGGCGCAGGGGGTTCTGTCGGGGGCGTACGACATCGCGGTGGCGTGCGGAGTGGAATCCATGAGCCGTGTACCGATGGGGTCGAACGTCCGCGGTACCGAAGGGCCGTTCGGCCCCGGGATCGCCGAGCGCTACCCCGAGGGCCTGGTGCCGCAGGGCATCAGTGCCGAACTGATCAACGCGAAGTGGGGCCTGTCGCGCGAGCAGCTGGACACGTACGCGGTGGGTTCGCACCAGAAGGCGGCCGCGGCCTGGGCCAACGGCCTCTTCGACGCGGAGGTCGCTCCCCTTCTGGGTGTGACCCGCGACGAGAGCGTCCGCCCCGCCAGCACCACGGAGACACTCGCCGGGCTCAAGCCCGCCTACTACCACCCGGCCGTCGCCGAGCGCTTCCCGCAGATCGACTGGTCCGTCACGGCGGGCAACGCGAGCCCCATCAACGACGGCGCGTCGGCCGTGCTCATCATGTCGAGCGAGACCGCCGCCCGTCTCGGCCTGCGCCCGCTGGCGCGCCTGCACAGCTTCGCGGTCACCGGATCCGACCCCCTGCTGATGCTCACGGGCGTCATTCCGGCCACCGAGAAGGTGCTCCGCAGGGCTGGGCTCTCACTCGGTGACATCGACCTCTTCGAGGTCAACGAGGCCTTCGCGAGCGTCGTCCTGGCCTGGCAGCAGGAGACGGGCGCCGACCTCTCCCGGGTCAACGTGCACGGCGGGGCGATCGCGCTCGGACACCCGCTCGGCGCGAGCGGCACCCGGCTGACGACCACCCTCGTGCACGCCCTGCGCGCCCGCGGCGCCCGCTACGGACTGCAGACGATGTGCGAGGCGGGCGGCCTCGCCAACGCGATGGTGCTGGAGGCGATGTAG
- a CDS encoding helix-turn-helix domain-containing protein, giving the protein MKDARPCSIAETLALVGEKYSLLVMREVMLGATRFDQLARNIGAPRDVLTARLKRLVDIGVLEKAEYSDRPKRYEYRPTRAGLELQPVLLTLMAWGDRHLQEDGFRPMVMEHTCGHELVPRVVCWECGHEIEHGDLTAHPQSPGWTVTGPSGA; this is encoded by the coding sequence ATGAAGGACGCCCGCCCCTGCTCGATCGCCGAGACCCTGGCCCTCGTCGGCGAGAAGTACTCCCTGCTGGTCATGCGGGAGGTGATGCTCGGCGCCACCCGCTTCGACCAGCTCGCCCGCAACATCGGCGCACCGCGCGATGTGCTCACCGCGCGTCTGAAGCGACTCGTCGACATCGGTGTGCTGGAGAAGGCCGAGTACAGCGACCGCCCGAAGCGCTACGAGTACCGGCCCACGCGGGCCGGGCTGGAGCTGCAACCGGTGCTGCTGACGCTGATGGCGTGGGGCGACCGTCATCTCCAGGAGGACGGTTTCCGCCCGATGGTGATGGAGCACACGTGCGGCCATGAGCTGGTCCCGCGGGTGGTCTGCTGGGAGTGCGGCCATGAGATCGAGCACGGCGACCTGACGGCCCACCCGCAGTCCCCGGGCTGGACGGTGACGGGACCCTCGGGGGCGTAG
- a CDS encoding cupin, which produces MNGSQETPGFTGLPGAVAVSHLRVYDWPAADGVSGGTPHMHLTCSEAYVVTGGRGAVQTLTASGYEVTPLTPGTVAWFTPGTVHRLVDEDGLRITVLMQNSGLPEAGDAVLTLPPEYLTDPDTYAAATAVPGDAPEEERERIVRARRDLAVEGYRTLRAADGPERLAAFHRAAAALVRPRLAEWRERWRRGAEAAAAVTGEQLARLERGDTAHLGEALVRAEQPAAYGRFGMCGRLEVYRGNE; this is translated from the coding sequence GTGAACGGCTCCCAGGAGACGCCGGGCTTCACCGGGCTGCCCGGTGCCGTCGCGGTCTCGCACCTCCGTGTCTACGACTGGCCCGCCGCCGACGGCGTGTCCGGCGGAACCCCGCACATGCACCTCACCTGCTCGGAGGCGTATGTCGTCACCGGCGGCCGGGGCGCCGTCCAGACGCTGACGGCGTCCGGGTACGAGGTCACGCCGCTCACGCCGGGCACGGTCGCCTGGTTCACGCCCGGCACCGTCCACCGGCTCGTCGACGAAGACGGTCTGCGCATCACCGTCCTGATGCAGAACAGCGGGCTTCCGGAGGCGGGCGACGCCGTGCTCACCCTGCCCCCGGAGTATCTGACCGACCCCGACACGTACGCCGCCGCGACGGCCGTCCCCGGCGACGCGCCCGAGGAGGAGCGCGAGCGGATCGTCCGGGCCCGGCGCGATCTGGCCGTCGAGGGCTACCGCACGCTGCGCGCCGCGGACGGCCCCGAGCGGCTCGCCGCGTTCCACCGGGCGGCGGCCGCGCTGGTGCGGCCCCGGCTCGCCGAGTGGCGCGAGCGGTGGCGGCGCGGTGCCGAGGCCGCCGCCGCGGTCACGGGTGAGCAGCTCGCCCGGCTGGAGCGGGGCGACACGGCCCACCTCGGCGAGGCCCTCGTACGGGCCGAACAGCCCGCCGCGTACGGTCGGTTCGGCATGTGCGGACGCCTGGAGGTCTACAGGGGGAACGAGTAG
- a CDS encoding PmoA family protein codes for MTTSVREGLRIVHAHGDRVTIADATTGVELLSYVYRAEAAWEAPKPYLHPLRTPSGAVVTDYRPNDHRWHKGLQMTASHLSGQNLWGGNTYVHGRGYLELPGRVGSMAHAGFDEVGSDGARAVIAERLTWHPHDGELWAEEERRVEAHDLDPVSGSWALTWTTAVTNRRNEPLRFGSPTTAGREMAGYTGLFWRGPRAFRNGRIVGPDSEGPGLMGRQAPWLAYSGEHDGADGHATLVFAHAPENDHAGESGGHPAHWFVRDEPFAAVAPSFAFFDELELAPGDTLTRRYRVVVADGAWEREEIAEYLDEHPW; via the coding sequence ATGACCACGTCCGTACGGGAGGGCCTGCGGATCGTCCACGCGCACGGCGACCGCGTCACGATCGCCGACGCCACCACCGGAGTCGAGCTGCTGAGCTACGTCTACCGTGCCGAGGCGGCGTGGGAGGCTCCGAAACCGTATCTGCACCCGCTCAGGACGCCGTCGGGCGCCGTCGTCACGGACTACCGCCCCAACGACCACCGTTGGCACAAGGGCCTGCAGATGACGGCCTCGCACCTGTCCGGCCAGAACCTGTGGGGCGGCAACACCTACGTCCACGGGCGGGGATACCTCGAACTCCCCGGACGGGTCGGGTCGATGGCGCACGCGGGCTTCGACGAGGTCGGGTCCGACGGCGCCCGCGCGGTCATCGCGGAGCGCCTCACCTGGCATCCGCACGACGGCGAACTGTGGGCCGAGGAGGAGCGCCGGGTCGAGGCGCACGACCTCGACCCCGTGTCGGGCTCCTGGGCGCTCACCTGGACCACCGCGGTCACCAACCGGCGGAACGAACCGCTGCGCTTCGGCAGCCCGACCACCGCGGGGCGGGAGATGGCCGGCTACACGGGGCTGTTCTGGCGCGGACCCCGCGCCTTCCGCAACGGACGGATCGTCGGGCCCGACTCCGAAGGGCCCGGACTGATGGGACGGCAGGCGCCCTGGCTCGCGTACTCGGGCGAGCACGACGGGGCCGACGGCCACGCGACCCTCGTCTTCGCGCACGCCCCGGAGAACGACCACGCGGGGGAGTCCGGCGGCCACCCGGCCCACTGGTTCGTCCGTGACGAGCCGTTCGCCGCCGTCGCCCCGTCGTTCGCCTTCTTCGACGAACTGGAACTCGCCCCCGGGGACACCCTCACCCGGCGCTACCGGGTCGTCGTGGCGGACGGGGCCTGGGAACGCGAGGAGATCGCCGAGTACCTGGACGAGCACCCGTGGTGA
- a CDS encoding Gfo/Idh/MocA family protein translates to MSTSRHATAGPETSSNGPEASPNRPATPLDGRRIRVAVIGTGAIARGSHVPALARLAEEGETELVAAADIAEDSVREFCAEAGIPHAYTDADRMLAEQRPDLVAVCTPPALHRDQTVAALRAGAWVWCEKPPVLSLADFDAVEAAEGGDGGPYAAVVFQHRFGSGARHVKRLLARVGERAMGRPLVAHCQTTWYRDAGYYAVPWRGRWGTEGGGPAMGHGIHQMDLLLHLLGPWSEVRAMAGRLVHDVETEDVSTALVRFGSGALATVVNSVLSPDEVSRIRIDCERATVELTHLYGHGNADWRITPAPDVPRDDVAVWRDFGADVPSSHLAQLRDLVASMRAGERPRGSGTDGRACLELITALYKSAFTDTTVRAGEVGPGDPYYRALHGGAPGWAPPDAAAASPSTGASVPTASQEATA, encoded by the coding sequence ATGAGCACATCCCGCCACGCGACCGCCGGCCCCGAGACCTCCTCGAACGGGCCCGAAGCCTCCCCGAACCGCCCCGCGACCCCGCTCGACGGCCGCCGAATCAGGGTCGCCGTCATCGGTACGGGCGCCATCGCCCGCGGGAGTCATGTGCCCGCGCTCGCCCGGCTCGCCGAGGAGGGGGAGACGGAGCTGGTGGCCGCGGCCGACATCGCCGAGGACTCCGTCCGGGAGTTCTGTGCCGAGGCCGGCATCCCGCACGCGTACACCGACGCTGACCGGATGCTCGCCGAGCAACGGCCCGACCTGGTCGCCGTCTGCACCCCGCCGGCCCTGCACCGCGACCAGACCGTCGCCGCGCTGCGCGCGGGGGCCTGGGTCTGGTGCGAGAAGCCGCCGGTGCTCAGCCTGGCCGACTTCGACGCCGTCGAGGCGGCGGAGGGCGGGGACGGCGGTCCGTACGCGGCCGTCGTCTTCCAGCACCGGTTCGGCTCCGGCGCCCGGCACGTGAAGCGGCTGCTAGCGCGTGTAGGCGAGCGGGCCATGGGCCGCCCACTGGTCGCGCACTGCCAGACCACGTGGTACCGCGACGCCGGCTACTACGCGGTGCCCTGGCGCGGCCGCTGGGGGACGGAGGGCGGCGGCCCCGCGATGGGGCACGGTATCCATCAGATGGACCTGCTGCTCCATCTCCTGGGGCCGTGGAGCGAGGTGCGGGCGATGGCCGGCCGCCTGGTGCACGACGTGGAGACCGAGGACGTCTCGACCGCACTCGTCCGTTTCGGGAGCGGCGCCCTGGCCACCGTCGTCAACAGTGTCCTGAGCCCGGACGAAGTGAGCCGCATCCGTATCGACTGCGAGCGCGCCACCGTCGAACTCACCCATCTGTACGGGCACGGCAACGCCGACTGGCGCATCACCCCGGCGCCGGACGTGCCGCGGGACGACGTGGCGGTCTGGCGGGACTTCGGGGCGGACGTGCCGAGTTCGCATCTCGCCCAGCTGCGTGACCTGGTCGCGAGCATGCGCGCGGGCGAGCGGCCGCGCGGCAGCGGCACCGACGGACGCGCCTGCCTGGAGCTGATCACCGCGCTCTACAAGTCGGCGTTCACGGACACGACCGTCCGCGCGGGCGAGGTCGGGCCCGGCGATCCCTACTACAGGGCGCTGCACGGCGGCGCCCCCGGCTGGGCGCCGCCCGACGCGGCGGCTGCCTCGCCGTCCACCGGGGCGTCCGTGCCCACCGCGAGCCAGGAGGCAACGGCATGA
- a CDS encoding undecaprenyl-diphosphate phosphatase, with protein sequence MSWFESLILGLVQGLTEFLPVSSSAHLRLTAAFSGWHDPGAAFTAITQLGTEAAVLIYFRKDVGRILAAWFRSLTSKAMRQNHDAQMGWLVIVGSIPIGVLGVTLKDQIEGPFRDLRVTATMLIVVGVVIGVADRLAARDESGGKHRAPKQRKTIENLNTKDGLLFGLCQAMALVPGVSRSGATISGGLFMGYTREAAARYSFLLAMPAVLASGTFEVKDATESGHVSWGPTLFATVIAFVVGYAVIAWFMKFISHKSFMPFVWYRIALGVVIIALVGADVLSPHAAESAG encoded by the coding sequence ATGTCTTGGTTTGAATCCCTCATCCTCGGACTCGTCCAGGGGCTGACCGAGTTCCTCCCCGTCTCCTCCAGCGCGCATCTGCGCCTGACCGCGGCGTTCTCCGGCTGGCACGATCCCGGAGCGGCCTTCACCGCGATCACGCAGCTCGGCACGGAGGCCGCGGTGCTGATCTACTTCCGCAAGGACGTGGGCCGGATCCTCGCGGCGTGGTTCCGCTCGCTCACGAGCAAGGCGATGCGCCAGAACCACGACGCCCAGATGGGCTGGCTCGTCATCGTCGGCTCCATACCGATCGGCGTGCTCGGAGTGACCCTCAAGGACCAGATCGAGGGTCCGTTCCGCGACCTGCGGGTCACCGCGACCATGCTGATCGTGGTGGGCGTGGTCATCGGTGTCGCGGACCGGCTCGCGGCGCGCGACGAGTCGGGCGGCAAGCACCGGGCTCCCAAGCAGCGCAAGACCATCGAGAACCTGAACACCAAGGACGGCCTGCTCTTCGGCCTCTGCCAGGCGATGGCCCTGGTCCCCGGTGTCTCCCGGTCCGGAGCGACCATCAGCGGCGGCCTCTTCATGGGCTACACCCGCGAGGCGGCGGCCCGTTACTCCTTCCTCCTCGCCATGCCGGCCGTGCTCGCCTCGGGAACCTTCGAGGTGAAGGACGCCACCGAGAGCGGTCACGTCTCCTGGGGGCCGACCCTCTTCGCGACGGTCATCGCGTTCGTGGTCGGGTACGCCGTGATCGCGTGGTTCATGAAGTTCATCTCCCACAAGAGCTTCATGCCGTTCGTCTGGTACCGGATCGCGCTCGGCGTCGTCATCATCGCCCTGGTCGGCGCGGATGTCCTCAGCCCTCATGCGGCGGAGTCCGCGGGCTGA
- a CDS encoding DUF3761 domain-containing protein encodes MSYHQPPPPPGYGPPAPFTPAPQPARPKWARKRYVLPAIGLAFALGTAAGGGGQDGTTTKAAADKVRPAATVTATATATETATPEPAPTVTATKTVKVKVTVTAKAASVSGSGSGSSGGSSGSGDSSSSGGSAVAGNGATARCNDGTYSFAAHHQGACSHHGGVAVFYK; translated from the coding sequence ATGTCGTACCACCAGCCTCCGCCGCCGCCCGGATACGGGCCGCCCGCGCCGTTCACACCCGCCCCGCAGCCGGCCAGACCGAAGTGGGCCCGGAAGCGGTACGTGCTGCCCGCCATCGGCCTCGCCTTCGCCCTCGGCACCGCCGCCGGCGGGGGCGGTCAGGACGGCACTACCACCAAGGCCGCGGCCGACAAGGTCCGGCCCGCCGCCACCGTCACCGCGACAGCCACAGCGACGGAGACCGCGACACCGGAACCCGCGCCCACGGTGACCGCCACGAAGACGGTCAAGGTGAAGGTGACCGTCACCGCGAAAGCCGCCTCCGTCAGCGGCTCCGGCAGCGGTTCGTCCGGCGGATCGTCCGGGAGCGGCGACTCAAGTTCCTCCGGCGGCTCAGCCGTTGCCGGGAACGGCGCCACCGCTCGCTGCAATGACGGCACTTACTCCTTCGCCGCGCACCATCAGGGCGCCTGCTCGCACCATGGCGGCGTGGCCGTCTTCTACAAGTAG